In the Clostridium beijerinckii genome, one interval contains:
- a CDS encoding CCA tRNA nucleotidyltransferase yields the protein MNKNIEMPKNVALIIDRLLENGYEAYMVGGCVRDCILGKEPKDWDITTNAKPLEVVELFDKVILTGLKHGTVTVMLNKESYEITTYRSDGEYEDNRHPKEVKFVSSLKEDLARRDFTINSMAYNNISGLVDYFNGIEDLDEKVIRTVGEPRKRFGEDALRMLRAIRFSAQLDFTIDRLTLNSIKELKDNIRNISKERIREEFNKILLNNPRKIEILRECGILEYIVPGISKIYNFNKNNSCHSHDLYNHVIIATETVESQIYLRLSMLFHDFGKACTIRTDENDNLHCSSYSKESSRIANEILKYLKYDNNTINKVTLLIQYHDYRMDNKVSIKKLLREIGIDLFKDLIKIQRADILAQDSKYSKKHLINLDEAESNFNEIIDNDECFSLKNLKINGGDLLSLGFNKGKKIGEILNYLLDIVIEDPKSNEKQELIKLVMKRWR from the coding sequence TTGAATAAAAATATAGAGATGCCTAAAAATGTTGCATTAATCATTGATAGGTTATTAGAAAATGGATATGAGGCTTATATGGTTGGAGGATGTGTTAGAGATTGTATTCTAGGAAAAGAACCTAAAGACTGGGATATAACAACTAATGCTAAGCCACTAGAAGTAGTGGAGTTATTTGATAAAGTTATATTAACTGGATTAAAGCATGGAACAGTTACAGTAATGTTAAATAAAGAGAGTTATGAAATTACAACTTATAGATCAGATGGTGAATATGAAGATAATAGACATCCCAAAGAGGTTAAGTTTGTGAGTTCTTTAAAGGAAGATTTGGCGAGAAGAGATTTTACCATTAATTCAATGGCATATAATAATATAAGTGGATTAGTAGATTATTTTAATGGGATAGAGGATTTGGATGAAAAGGTAATAAGAACTGTAGGTGAACCTAGAAAAAGATTTGGCGAGGATGCATTAAGAATGCTTAGGGCAATTAGGTTTTCTGCCCAACTAGATTTTACTATCGATAGGTTAACACTGAATTCAATAAAAGAACTTAAAGATAATATAAGAAATATATCAAAAGAGAGAATCAGAGAAGAATTTAATAAGATATTACTTAATAATCCAAGAAAAATAGAAATATTGAGGGAATGTGGAATTTTAGAATACATAGTTCCAGGAATAAGCAAAATCTATAATTTTAATAAAAACAATTCTTGCCATTCACATGATTTATATAATCATGTAATTATAGCAACTGAAACTGTAGAATCCCAAATATATTTGAGATTGAGTATGCTATTTCATGATTTTGGAAAGGCTTGCACAATAAGAACTGATGAAAATGACAATTTGCATTGCAGTTCTTATTCAAAAGAATCCTCAAGAATAGCCAATGAAATATTAAAATATTTGAAATATGATAATAATACAATTAATAAAGTTACACTTCTTATACAGTATCATGACTATAGGATGGATAATAAAGTATCTATAAAAAAACTATTGAGAGAAATAGGTATAGATCTTTTTAAAGATCTAATTAAAATTCAGCGAGCGGATATACTTGCTCAGGACTCTAAATACTCTAAAAAACATTTAATAAATTTGGATGAGGCAGAAAGTAATTTTAATGAAATAATTGATAACGATGAATGTTTTTCTTTAAAGAACTTGAAAATCAATGGTGGAGATTTATTATCCTTAGGATTTAATAAAGGAAAAAAGATTGGTGAAATCTTAAATTATTTGCTGGATATTGTAATTGAAGATCCTAAATCAAATGAGAAACAGGAACTAATTAAATTAGTTATGAAACGATGGAGATAA
- a CDS encoding FIST signal transduction protein, with protein MINLIFSNVQEASRFTNNNTNMGFILFSNVENVVELSKLVSENVILCSTSGEYGKNGYENGIISGFQYELCDGEVIEISYPPIKSINNLKKAYEKIRNNENAFALLLCDGLTGMEESIIGTLYFTDDNFKVIGGSAGDNLKFKETFIFIGEKRVNSAVIFFNIKRRTSIIKENIYIPMGQRLLVTEADPISRTIKTFNKVPASTEYARALNIKESDLPNYFINNPLGKIYEDEIFISSPMKVNADKSITFYSQVMSSTFVEVLKPVDPISQIKDTVRKIGFKPSFILSIHCILRSLKFQQDNIWKAIDKEILSFCPNTTGFVSYGEQFYKKHVNQTMVILAVE; from the coding sequence ATGATAAATTTAATATTTTCGAACGTACAAGAAGCGTCCAGGTTCACAAATAATAATACTAATATGGGGTTTATATTATTTTCAAATGTAGAAAATGTTGTAGAATTATCCAAATTAGTATCTGAAAATGTTATACTTTGTTCTACGTCTGGAGAGTATGGGAAAAATGGTTATGAAAATGGAATTATCTCTGGATTCCAGTATGAGCTTTGTGATGGTGAAGTTATAGAAATAAGTTATCCACCAATAAAAAGCATAAATAACTTAAAAAAGGCTTATGAAAAAATAAGAAATAATGAGAATGCTTTTGCACTTTTATTATGTGATGGTTTAACTGGAATGGAAGAAAGTATTATAGGTACCCTCTATTTTACAGATGATAATTTTAAAGTCATAGGTGGAAGTGCTGGAGATAATCTTAAATTTAAAGAAACATTTATATTCATAGGAGAAAAACGTGTCAATAGTGCAGTAATATTCTTCAACATAAAAAGAAGAACTAGTATAATTAAAGAAAATATATACATACCAATGGGGCAAAGGCTATTAGTAACTGAAGCCGATCCTATAAGTAGAACGATAAAGACATTCAATAAAGTTCCAGCCAGCACTGAATATGCAAGAGCTTTAAACATAAAAGAAAGCGACCTTCCTAATTATTTTATAAATAATCCTTTAGGCAAAATATATGAAGATGAAATTTTTATATCTTCTCCTATGAAAGTAAATGCTGATAAATCAATTACATTTTATAGCCAAGTTATGTCAAGTACTTTCGTAGAGGTTCTAAAGCCTGTCGATCCAATAAGTCAAATAAAAGATACAGTTAGAAAAATCGGATTTAAACCTAGCTTTATACTATCAATCCATTGTATATTAAGAAGTTTAAAATTTCAACAAGATAATATTTGGAAAGCAATAGATAAAGAAATCCTCTCATTTTGCCCTAATACTACCGGGTTTGTAAGCTATGGAGAACAATTTTATAAAAAACATGTAAATCAAACTATGGTAATATTAGCAGTTGAATAA
- a CDS encoding methyl-accepting chemotaxis protein, whose amino-acid sequence MFKFKSKKIRTIQNQNEVNINEKEECFLYVDEVMELTSIMENNIRTVINEEENVTYVLDRLLKGAEYTTNQTENVNEYLQVLSNNSDKTESLVQGVFFSLDNSKKEIDNARNDFNELINRVGIVSKVFDEFISLISEIQNQYNSIQGFANIINGIAQQTNLLSLNAAIEAARVGEAGKGFTVVANEIKKLSVDTQKNAKDIMNSLDDLTKSMEQLSGKSNEGTEVINKTTKIIEGSSSILDKIVDAESEVYKHVQGVQDSQKNNLHGIKEISTNLTNLVEESRTENQQLQNIVYSIQKKGDCYLDILNYINQIKILKKE is encoded by the coding sequence ATGTTTAAATTTAAAAGCAAGAAAATAAGAACTATACAAAATCAAAATGAAGTTAACATAAATGAAAAAGAGGAATGTTTCCTATACGTAGATGAAGTTATGGAGTTAACATCTATAATGGAAAATAATATAAGAACAGTTATTAATGAAGAAGAAAATGTGACATACGTATTAGACAGGCTTCTTAAAGGAGCTGAATATACGACTAACCAAACAGAAAATGTTAATGAGTATTTGCAAGTTTTATCTAATAATAGCGATAAGACAGAAAGTCTTGTGCAAGGTGTTTTTTTTAGTCTTGATAATTCTAAAAAAGAAATAGATAATGCAAGAAATGATTTTAATGAATTAATCAATCGGGTCGGTATAGTCTCTAAGGTTTTTGATGAATTTATCAGTTTAATTTCAGAGATACAAAATCAGTATAACAGCATTCAAGGGTTTGCTAATATTATAAATGGAATTGCCCAGCAAACAAATTTATTGTCATTGAATGCAGCTATTGAGGCAGCTAGAGTTGGTGAAGCTGGAAAAGGGTTTACTGTTGTAGCTAATGAAATCAAAAAACTTTCTGTTGATACTCAGAAAAATGCCAAAGATATTATGAATTCCTTAGATGATTTAACAAAATCAATGGAGCAATTATCTGGTAAATCCAATGAAGGAACTGAAGTTATAAATAAAACAACTAAAATTATTGAAGGATCTTCGTCTATACTAGATAAAATAGTAGATGCTGAATCGGAAGTATATAAACATGTACAAGGAGTTCAAGATTCTCAAAAGAATAATTTACATGGAATAAAGGAAATATCAACAAATTTAACTAATTTAGTTGAGGAATCAAGAACTGAAAATCAACAATTACAAAACATAGTATATAGCATACAGAAAAAAGGTGATTGTTACCTAGATATACTTAATTATATAAATCAAATTAAAATTCTTAAAAAGGAATAA
- a CDS encoding late competence development ComFB family protein, which translates to MENVINYMEIWVKEYMEILLAKTDGCKCDKCKRDIFTLSLNNLKPYYVATPLGKIMAKIESTKQQVETDIIVQVTTAINKVSNNPNHDR; encoded by the coding sequence ATGGAGAATGTTATTAATTATATGGAAATATGGGTTAAGGAGTATATGGAAATCTTGTTAGCAAAAACAGATGGATGTAAATGCGATAAATGTAAAAGAGACATCTTCACACTTTCTCTTAACAATTTAAAACCGTACTATGTGGCAACACCTTTGGGAAAGATAATGGCCAAAATAGAAAGTACTAAACAACAAGTTGAAACTGATATAATAGTACAAGTTACAACAGCGATAAATAAGGTTAGTAATAACCCTAATCATGATAGATGA
- a CDS encoding TPM domain-containing protein, whose protein sequence is MIIKLIHKFLNSLLCFLLLVTSSLCLLSANAESKVPSPTSYKYLNDYVHIINETELNSLISIGKELEDKTGAQAVVVIINSTNNVPIEDYANTLFRSWGIGEKGKDNGLLILLALNDRAWRVEVGRGLEGAIPDVLSSRIMESVAKPSFIEGKYGEGLLNSYSTFCDHIAKEYNVTLDKSLNISEKNTNAIKSNTTTKVFGSIILGVLLLDIIFNRGRISFSLLQILFWSSIFRGRGPRGGSSGGGFGGFGGGSSGGGGSSGNW, encoded by the coding sequence ATGATAATAAAATTAATACATAAATTTTTAAATTCATTATTATGTTTTCTTCTTTTAGTTACTTCTTCCCTTTGCCTCCTTTCAGCAAACGCTGAAAGTAAAGTTCCTTCTCCAACATCTTACAAATATTTAAATGATTATGTCCATATAATCAACGAAACTGAATTAAATAGTTTAATCTCTATCGGAAAGGAATTAGAAGATAAAACTGGTGCACAAGCTGTTGTAGTTATCATAAATTCAACTAATAATGTTCCTATTGAAGACTATGCTAATACTCTTTTTAGATCATGGGGCATCGGAGAAAAAGGTAAAGATAACGGCTTATTGATTCTTTTAGCGTTAAACGATAGGGCGTGGAGAGTTGAAGTCGGCCGCGGACTTGAAGGTGCTATTCCAGACGTTTTAAGTAGCAGAATTATGGAATCAGTTGCTAAACCTAGTTTTATAGAAGGAAAATATGGTGAAGGATTACTTAATTCTTATAGTACTTTCTGCGATCATATAGCAAAGGAATATAATGTTACTCTAGATAAATCATTAAATATCTCTGAAAAAAATACAAATGCTATTAAGTCTAATACCACAACTAAGGTGTTTGGAAGTATAATTCTAGGCGTGCTATTGCTAGATATTATATTTAATAGAGGTAGGATTTCTTTTTCACTACTTCAAATTCTTTTCTGGAGTAGTATCTTTAGAGGCCGTGGTCCCAGAGGCGGATCATCTGGAGGAGGTTTTGGTGGCTTCGGTGGTGGTTCCTCTGGTGGTGGTGGCTCTAGTGGAAACTGGTAG
- a CDS encoding LemA family protein yields the protein MRKGTKIAIIVVIILIIVGVPISSYNQLVSLEQTTNSASSNIDTQLQRRSDLIPNLVNTVKGYATQEKSIFTDIANARSRLSGATNIQEQANADNQLSGSLSRLLAIVENYPDLKSNQNFRDLSVQLEGTENRIAIARQDYNTAATNYNTKRRSFPVNIVSSLFGFQEKPLYKASEGSKEVPSVDFTK from the coding sequence ATGCGAAAAGGTACAAAAATAGCAATAATTGTAGTAATAATTTTGATAATAGTTGGTGTTCCTATAAGTAGTTATAATCAGTTGGTTTCTTTAGAACAGACTACCAATTCCGCATCTTCAAATATTGATACTCAATTGCAGAGAAGATCAGATCTAATTCCTAATTTGGTTAATACAGTTAAAGGATATGCTACACAAGAGAAATCTATATTTACTGATATCGCTAACGCAAGAAGCAGGCTATCTGGTGCAACGAATATACAGGAACAGGCTAATGCTGATAATCAACTTTCTGGTTCTCTTTCAAGATTATTGGCTATAGTAGAAAATTATCCTGATCTAAAGTCTAATCAAAATTTCAGGGATTTATCAGTTCAATTGGAAGGAACAGAAAATAGAATTGCAATAGCGAGACAAGATTATAATACTGCTGCAACAAATTATAATACTAAAAGAAGAAGTTTTCCAGTCAATATAGTATCTTCATTATTTGGTTTTCAAGAAAAACCACTTTATAAAGCTAGCGAAGGTTCAAAAGAGGTTCCTTCAGTAGATTTTACAAAATGA
- a CDS encoding CorA family divalent cation transporter, translating into MVYVLENDILQSDKMESITTNNNKLFVVVIKFDELKSVSDILNINEKLLYDCMNGRTSKFESYEGLDYISLKIPIINNVLKQSKKVSMFLQKNVLVFISDGNDILEEVISKSKTGEIKGLNLSKLLYAFFDKLTFEDTYHIEELEYEIAALEEGLMTSKNDNYLKKIIMLRKKLLKLKRYYERLLNIAESIEENDNGLIDKKIIRYFRMFTNRINRLYQNVNNLRDYVTQVREAYQAQVDINQNQLMRLFTVVTTIFLPLTLIVGWYGMNFNMPEYGWSYGYPFVISISVSVVVLCGVWFKKNKWL; encoded by the coding sequence ATGGTCTATGTTTTAGAGAATGATATATTACAAAGTGATAAAATGGAAAGTATTACAACAAATAATAATAAATTATTTGTTGTTGTCATCAAATTTGATGAACTTAAATCAGTTTCGGACATCCTCAATATAAACGAAAAATTATTATATGATTGTATGAATGGAAGAACATCTAAATTTGAAAGTTATGAAGGTCTAGATTACATATCTTTAAAGATTCCTATAATTAATAATGTATTAAAACAATCAAAAAAAGTAAGTATGTTTCTTCAGAAAAACGTACTTGTATTTATAAGTGATGGAAATGATATTCTAGAAGAGGTGATTTCTAAGAGTAAAACGGGTGAGATTAAAGGATTGAATCTTAGCAAGCTTTTATATGCATTTTTTGATAAACTTACATTTGAGGACACTTATCATATTGAAGAACTTGAATATGAAATTGCAGCACTTGAAGAAGGCTTAATGACTTCAAAGAATGATAATTACTTAAAGAAGATTATTATGTTGAGAAAAAAATTATTAAAATTGAAGAGGTATTATGAAAGATTATTAAATATTGCAGAATCTATAGAAGAAAATGATAATGGATTAATTGATAAAAAAATAATAAGATACTTTAGAATGTTCACTAATCGTATTAATAGACTATATCAGAATGTGAATAATCTTAGAGATTATGTTACTCAAGTAAGGGAAGCATATCAAGCTCAAGTTGACATAAATCAAAATCAATTAATGAGGTTATTCACGGTGGTCACGACTATATTTTTGCCACTTACTCTTATAGTAGGGTGGTATGGAATGAATTTTAATATGCCGGAATATGGTTGGAGTTATGGATATCCCTTTGTGATTTCAATAAGTGTCAGCGTAGTTGTGTTATGTGGTGTATGGTTCAAGAAAAATAAGTGGTTATAA
- the cax gene encoding calcium/proton exchanger, whose product MKLLKYMLIFIPISFIAEFVMHVSPSIMFILAALSIVPLAGLMGEATEEISFYSGPKIGGFLNGTFGNATELIISFFALKEGLFDVVKSSIAGSVIGNILLVLGASMLAGGLKHKTQTFNKKVVEVSSSMLLFAVVGLCVPALFTHTVDPTLLNTRYEGLSIIVAIVMLSIYILSLIFSFFTHKDIYTVSNQEEGSAKWTLKKAISVLVIATVLVAIESEFLVSGIESITSSLGLSEFFVGIILIPIIGNAAEHSTSVVMAMKNKMDVALEIAIGSSLQIILFVAPVLIFLSLLFTPMSIVFNEFELIGLIVAVLIANRVSNDGESNWLEGVQLLAVYLIVAASFFIL is encoded by the coding sequence ATGAAATTACTAAAATATATGCTTATTTTTATTCCAATAAGCTTTATAGCAGAATTTGTTATGCATGTATCTCCATCAATAATGTTTATACTTGCAGCATTATCTATAGTACCACTAGCAGGACTTATGGGTGAAGCAACTGAAGAAATTTCATTCTACTCAGGCCCTAAGATTGGCGGTTTTTTAAATGGCACTTTCGGAAATGCAACAGAACTAATAATATCATTTTTTGCTCTTAAAGAAGGCCTTTTTGATGTTGTAAAATCTTCTATAGCTGGGTCTGTAATCGGCAATATATTGTTAGTACTTGGTGCTAGCATGCTTGCTGGGGGGCTAAAACATAAAACTCAGACTTTTAACAAAAAAGTAGTTGAAGTTTCTTCAAGTATGTTACTATTTGCTGTTGTTGGCTTGTGTGTACCTGCTTTATTTACCCATACTGTGGACCCAACTCTTTTGAATACTAGATATGAAGGGTTAAGTATAATAGTTGCAATAGTAATGCTTTCTATTTACATTTTAAGTCTTATTTTTTCATTCTTCACTCACAAAGATATTTATACAGTTTCTAATCAAGAAGAAGGTAGTGCTAAATGGACATTAAAGAAAGCAATATCTGTATTAGTTATTGCTACAGTTCTAGTGGCTATAGAAAGTGAATTCTTGGTAAGTGGAATAGAATCTATAACTTCAAGCTTAGGACTTAGTGAATTTTTCGTTGGTATTATTTTAATCCCTATTATAGGAAATGCTGCCGAACATAGTACTTCTGTTGTAATGGCAATGAAGAATAAAATGGACGTTGCTTTGGAAATAGCTATTGGCTCAAGCTTGCAAATTATATTATTTGTAGCACCAGTATTAATATTCTTAAGTTTATTATTCACTCCTATGAGTATTGTTTTCAATGAATTTGAACTGATTGGCCTTATTGTTGCTGTATTAATAGCTAATAGAGTTTCCAACGATGGAGAATCAAATTGGTTGGAAGGAGTTCAACTCCTTGCTGTCTATTTAATAGTTGCCGCATCATTCTTTATTTTGTAA
- a CDS encoding VOC family protein gives MSVKMLHTCIRVKNLEESLKFYRDALGLIETRRKDFPEHKFTLVYLSNEMGGYEIELTYNYGVEKYDLGNGFSHTAIGVENLEEMREKHIELGYEVTPLKGLPGEKPGYYFVTDPDGYKVEVIRR, from the coding sequence ATGTCAGTAAAAATGTTGCATACTTGTATTAGAGTTAAAAATTTAGAGGAATCTTTAAAGTTTTATAGAGATGCACTAGGTCTTATAGAGACTAGAAGAAAAGATTTCCCAGAACATAAATTCACCCTTGTTTATTTATCAAATGAGATGGGGGGATATGAAATTGAACTTACCTATAATTATGGTGTTGAAAAATACGATTTAGGAAATGGATTCAGCCATACTGCAATAGGTGTTGAAAACTTAGAAGAAATGAGAGAAAAACATATAGAACTAGGATACGAAGTTACGCCTTTGAAAGGATTACCAGGAGAAAAACCAGGATATTATTTTGTGACTGATCCAGATGGATATAAAGTAGAAGTTATACGAAGATAA
- a CDS encoding penicillin-binding transpeptidase domain-containing protein — translation MDKKKNIYILIGAGIVVIPFIISLAAFFFYNKTHKPENKLLEYFSLLNSKEYEKMYDLADGEIIQKMSKDDFITRNKNIYEGIGASNIEIYVKNVKKDGDKATVYYETSMDTICGKLEFSNSATMSRKIGKDYALMWNSQAIFPDLADSDKIRVKIIKSKRGDILDRNGVKLATDSFSSNVGIVPGNLGENKDKSIDEISKVLGITVDYINSQLNASYVKPDMFIPVKAIPYGDERIPSLLKIPGVKINDKDARVYSLGEQVAHLTGYVQAINADELDKHKDEEYTENSIIGKSGLEKTYEDTLRGIDGAEIYIQSIQGEKKKSIITKDVKNGADLKLTIDSSLQSLLYSQLGSDKGTSVAMNPNTGEVLALVSTPAFNPNDFVLGMSGDEWNSLNNDPKKPMYNRFQATLVPGSSFKPITAVIGLDTKKIDPNANKNITGLSWKKDSSWGNYSVTRVSDYKGPSNLSNALVYSDNIYFAQAALDIGKDILRDKLNSFGFVDKIPFEYPLYNSQYSSDKDFKSEVQLADSGYGQGEVLVNPVHLAALYTMFQNEGNILTPYLVKKDNSDNKVWKANVVSKDSANTVLQDLIQVVENSGGTGHGAYTSGLTIAGKTGTAEIKASQDDNNGTELGWFVGMTTNKSPNNLLVVMMIEDVKDRGSSHYVVPKVKKALETVN, via the coding sequence ATGGATAAAAAGAAAAATATTTATATATTAATTGGTGCAGGAATAGTAGTAATTCCATTTATTATTAGTTTAGCTGCTTTCTTTTTTTACAATAAGACACACAAACCGGAAAATAAATTACTGGAGTACTTTAGCTTATTAAATTCAAAAGAATATGAAAAAATGTATGATTTGGCAGATGGTGAAATTATACAAAAGATGTCCAAAGATGATTTTATTACAAGGAACAAAAATATTTATGAAGGTATTGGTGCTAGTAATATTGAAATCTATGTAAAAAATGTAAAAAAAGATGGTGATAAAGCTACCGTATATTATGAAACCAGCATGGATACTATATGTGGAAAATTAGAATTTTCAAATAGTGCAACTATGAGTAGGAAGATTGGAAAGGATTATGCTTTAATGTGGAATTCTCAAGCAATATTCCCGGACTTAGCTGATAGCGACAAAATAAGAGTTAAAATAATAAAATCTAAAAGAGGAGACATATTAGATAGAAATGGAGTTAAACTGGCAACAGATTCTTTTTCATCTAACGTTGGAATTGTTCCAGGAAACTTAGGTGAAAACAAAGATAAATCAATTGATGAAATCTCAAAAGTATTAGGGATAACTGTTGATTATATAAACAGTCAACTAAATGCATCATATGTTAAACCAGATATGTTTATTCCGGTAAAGGCAATACCATATGGTGATGAAAGAATTCCGAGCCTTCTTAAAATTCCAGGAGTTAAAATTAATGATAAAGATGCAAGAGTTTATTCTCTAGGAGAGCAGGTAGCACATCTAACTGGATATGTGCAAGCTATAAATGCTGATGAATTGGATAAACATAAAGATGAGGAGTATACTGAAAATTCTATAATTGGTAAATCAGGGCTTGAAAAAACATACGAAGATACATTAAGAGGAATTGATGGTGCTGAAATATATATTCAAAGTATTCAGGGCGAAAAGAAAAAATCAATTATAACAAAAGATGTTAAAAACGGTGCGGATTTAAAATTAACAATTGATAGCAGTCTACAAAGCTTATTATATAGTCAGCTTGGTAGTGATAAAGGAACTTCAGTTGCTATGAATCCTAATACAGGAGAGGTTTTAGCTTTGGTTAGTACACCAGCATTTAATCCAAATGATTTTGTTTTGGGCATGTCAGGTGATGAGTGGAATAGTTTGAATAATGATCCTAAAAAACCTATGTATAATAGATTTCAGGCAACATTAGTGCCTGGATCTTCCTTTAAGCCAATTACTGCGGTTATTGGTTTAGATACAAAAAAGATAGATCCCAATGCAAATAAAAATATAACTGGCCTTAGCTGGAAGAAGGATAGCAGTTGGGGAAATTACTCAGTTACAAGAGTAAGCGATTATAAAGGACCGTCAAATCTATCGAATGCACTTGTTTATTCTGATAATATCTACTTTGCTCAGGCAGCGTTAGATATTGGAAAGGATATACTTAGAGATAAGTTAAATAGCTTTGGATTTGTTGATAAAATTCCATTTGAATATCCATTATATAATTCACAATATTCAAGTGATAAGGATTTTAAATCTGAGGTACAACTAGCAGACAGTGGGTATGGTCAAGGTGAAGTTTTGGTAAATCCTGTGCATCTAGCAGCGCTTTACACTATGTTTCAAAATGAAGGAAATATATTAACACCATATCTTGTGAAAAAGGATAATTCAGATAACAAAGTATGGAAAGCTAATGTTGTATCAAAAGACTCAGCTAATACGGTACTTCAAGATTTGATACAAGTAGTAGAAAATTCAGGTGGGACAGGTCATGGAGCTTATACTAGTGGGTTAACTATAGCTGGAAAGACAGGAACAGCGGAGATAAAAGCATCTCAGGATGATAATAATGGTACAGAATTAGGATGGTTCGTTGGGATGACCACTAATAAATCTCCCAATAATCTATTGGTAGTAATGATGATTGAAGATGTTAAAGATAGAGGTAGTAGCCACTATGTAGTTCCTAAAGTAAAAAAGGCTCTTGAAACTGTAAATTAG